From one Lotus japonicus ecotype B-129 chromosome 3, LjGifu_v1.2 genomic stretch:
- the LOC130747576 gene encoding uncharacterized protein LOC130747576, which translates to MWYDERLAKSKHSLNPEFTRCCMKGKVVLPFLSKPPLLLYNLLHGIDPRSKHFKENIRAYNSMFAFTSIGGKVETTVNNGGGPPQFVLSGQNYHRIGTLLPQPGEMPKFAQLYIYDTQNENANRMKPFNSLKEADKLDISLVDELKQMIDESNVLAKSFRKVRDYINYTQGSAFALRLFRKRGKDPRTYNLPTSDEIAALIVGDFDTVEVGRDIIVKKEGVLTRIHETHTSFIPLQYPLMFPFGEDGWQEDIPLSGIAASTSSRVKPRVTLREFICFRIQERNNENGNVLLCRRLFQQFVVDCYTMLESQRLSYLRNNQKLIRADFLSGLEEAMSRGETDSSSLGTRIVLPASFVGGKRYMFDCCQDAMAICKRFGYPDLFITMTCNSLWKEIDRFVRERNLRADERPDVCCRVFKIKLDHLIATLQSGIIFGPLQAGMYTIEFQKRGLPHAHIFAEIPDKKVYPKLNKVVSTYMLHGPCGPGYGKSPCMANGKCSKFFPKKFQETTLIDEEGYPIYKRRDSGIYVEKKGIRMDNSYVVPYNPQLLMLYNGHINVEYCNKSNAIKYLFKYVSKGPDRVNVEISNHKNDSTDPEVKDEIKQYYDCRYLTPCEAVWRTFGYYIHVKWPSVKKMTFHLPNKQSVCFRDHGDLNHIVEKASDKDTMFIAWMKANDIYEEGKAYTYAEFASYFVYDEDNQTWHPRKKGHSIGRLQYIPHGVGELYYLRVLLTIQKGCTSWESIRTIDGVVCPSFQDACYALGLLADDKEFIDAIIEANDLASGIQLRKFFVMLLTTNTMSKPEFVWEKSWRILADGIVYERRKKLRIPDLHVNDEDLRNLCLAELEKLLNMNGRSLKDYSCLPFPDLFDVSQYENKLVADELNYDRAEMEGLHDSLLNSLTSEQQQIYKSVMDAVKSKVGGLFFLYGFGGTGKTYLWNTLSAAVRAQGLIVLNVASSGIASLLLPGGRTAHSRFSIPISIKESSTCNVAQGSLKAELLQKTSLIIWDEAPMLNRFCFEALDRTLNDIMKSHPSGTNGMPFGGKVVVLGGDFRQILPVIQKGSRCDIVNATINSSYLWKKCYVLKLTKNMRLTSSQSLDENMEITKFADWLLDIGDGKLNPNGDGESIIQIPDDLLILDSDNPIQSLIDFSYPHMLENLRKKNYKFFEERAILAPTLESVEAINNEMLSKIPGEVREYLSCDSTCKSDEDSEVEAEWFTSEFLNNIQCSGIPNHKLTLKVGVPIMLLRNIDQAGGLCNGTRMIVKELGKNVIVAYVVSGKQLGGKVLISRMDLVPSDSGVPFKFVRRQFPISLCFAMTINKSQGQTLSHVGLYLPKPVFTHGQLYVALSRVKSRKGLKILILDEDGLISTVTKNVVYKEVFNNL; encoded by the exons ATGTGGTATGACGAACGGCTGGCAAAAAGTAAGCACTCATTAAATCCAGAATTCACAAGGTGTTGTATGAAAGGGAAGGTAGTGCTGCCATTTCTATCAAAACCACCTCTTCTTTTATATAATCTGCTTCATGGTATAGATCCCCGATCGAAACActttaaggaaaatattaggGCATATAATAGTATGTTTGCCTTTACTTCGATTGGTGGAAAGGTGGAAACGACTGTCAACAATGGAGGGGGCCCACCCCAATTTGTCCTCAGCGGTCAAAATTATCACCGGATAGGTACCCTATTACCTCAACCCGGCGAAATGCCGAAATTTGctcaactatatatatatgacactCAGAATGAAAATGCAAATAGAATGAAACCGTTTAA TTCATTAAAGGAAGCTGATAAATTGGATATATCATTAGTTGATGAATTGAAGCAAATGATTGATGAGAGTAATGTTTTGGCTAAATCATTTCGCAAAGTGAGAGATTATATCAATTATACACAAGGTTCAGCGTTTGCTTTGAGACTTTTTCGCAAACGAGGTAAGGACCCTAGAACATATAACCTTCCCACGTCTGATGAAATAGCTGCACTTATTGTAGGGGATTTTGACACAGTAGAAGTTGGCAGAGATATCATTGTAAAAAAAGAGGGGGTTCTAACTAGGATTCACGAAACTCACACTTCGTTTATTCCATTACAATATCCGTTGATGTTTCCTTTTGGTGAAGATGGTTGGCAAGAAGATATCCCTTTATCTGGTATTGCTGCATCAACTAGCTCTCGAGTCAAACCTCGCGTCACATTGAGGGAATTCATATGCTTCAGAATACAAGAGAGGAATAATGAAAATGGGAATGTTTTATTATGTCGAAGGCTTTTTCAACAGTTTGTGGTTGATTGTTATACAATGTTAGAATCTCAAAGGCTTTCATATCTTCGCAACAACCAAAAACTTATTCGAGCTGATTTTCTAAGTGGTCTTGAAGAAGCCATGTCTAGGGGTGAAACTGACTCGAGTTCTTTAGGGACGCGTATTGTGTTACCGGCATCATTTGTTGGTGGGAAACGGTATATGTTTGATTGTTGCCAAGATGCAATGGCTATATGCAAGCGCTTTGGTTATCCCGATCTTTTCATTACTATGACCTGCAATTCTTTGTGGAAAGAAATTGACAGGTTTGTTCGAGAACGAAACCTACGAGCTGATGAAAGACCTGATGTTTGTTGTCGAGTGTTTAAAATCAAGCTAGACCACTTAATAGCAACGCTGCAAAGTGGTATTATTTTTGGTCCTCTACAAGCAG GGATGTATACAATTGAATTTCAGAAAAGAGGATTACCACACGCGCATATTTT CGCTGAAATTCCTGACAAGAAGGTATATCCTAAATTAAACAAAGTTGTATCTACTTATATGCTGCATGGCCCGTGCGGTCCTGGTTATGGTAAATCTCCTTGCATGGCAAATGGAAAATGCAGCAAATTTTTTCCTAagaaattccaagaaaccacaTTAATTGATGAAGAGGGTTATCCTATATATAAAAGGAGAGATTCAGGAATTTATGTTGAGAAGAAAGGGATTCGCATGGACAATAGTTACGTTGTCCCTTACAATCCTCAACTTCTGATGCTATACAATGGTCACATCAATGTAGAATACTGCAACAAGTCAAATGCGATCAAATACCTGTTCAAATATGTCAGCAAAGGGCCAGATAGAgtaaatgttgagatttccaatcACAAAAATGATTCCACAGATCCTGAGGTGAAAGACGAGATTaagcaatattatgattgcAGATATTTGACTCCATGTGAAGCTGTTTGGCGGACCTTCGGCTATTACATTCATGTTAAGTGGCCGTCGGTTAAGAAAATGACCTTTCACCTACCAAATAAGCAAAGTGTTTGTTTTAGAGATCATGGTGATTTGAACCACATTGTTGAAAAAGCCTCTGATAAAGACACTATGTTTATAGCGTGGATGAAAGCCAATGATATCTATGAAGAGGGAAAAGCCTATACATATGCAGAGTTCGCATCATATTTTGTTTATGATGAGGACAACCAAACATGGCATCCAAGGAAAAAAGGACACTCTATTGGAAGACTCCAATATATCCCTCATGGAGTTGGAGAACTTTACTACTTGAGAGTTCTACTAACTATACAGAAAGGTTGCACAAGTTGGGAGAGCATTCGAACCATTGATGGTGTTGTATGTCCATCATTTCAAGACGCATGTTATGCATTAGGATTGTTAGCTGATGACAAAGAATTTATAGATGCAATAATTGAAGCAAATGATCTAGCATCAG GTATTCAGCTTCGGAAGTTCTTTGTCATGTTGCTTACTACAAACACTATGAGCAAGCCTGAATTTGTGTGGGAGAAAAGTTGGAGGATTTTAGCTGACGGGATAGTTTATGAAAGGAGGAAAAAGCTACGCATTCCAG ATCTACATGTAAATGATGAGGATCTGAGAAATCTTTGTTTAGCAGAACTGGAGAAGTTGCTGAATATGAATGGAAGGTCATTAAAAGATTATTCATGCCTCCCCTTTCCTGATTTATTTGATGTCAGCCAGTATGAGAACAAATTAGTAGCTGATGAGTTGAATTATGATAGAGCTGAGATGGAAGGTTTGCACGATTCATTACTCAATTCACTAACTTCAGAACAACAACAAATATACAAGTCCGTAATGGATGCTGTTAAAAGTAAGGTTGGAGGTCTGTTTTTTTTATATGGATTTGGAGGTACTGGTAAAACGTATCTGTGGAATACGTTATCTGCTGCAGTAAGGGCACAAGGATTGATTGTATTAAATGTTGCTTCAAGTGGAATTGCATCATTACTTCTACCTGGGGGAAGAACTGCGCATTCTCGATTTTCTATTCCCATTTCTATAAAAGAGAGCTCAACTTGCAATGTGGCGCAGGGTTCTTTAAAAGCAGAGTTGTTACAAAAAACAAGTCTGATCATATGGGATGAAGCACCAATGCTTAATAGATTTTGTTTTGAAGCCCTGGACAGGACTTTAAATGACATAATGAAGTCGCACCCAAGTGGTACTAATGGCATGCCTTTTGGTGGTAAAGTTGTTGTGTTGGGGGGAGACTTCAGGCAAATATTGCCAGTTATACAGAAAGGAAGTCGCTGTGATATAGTGAATGCGACCATAAATTCGTCATATCTTTGGAAGAAGTGTTATGTTCTTAAATTGACAAAAAACATGAGGCTGACAAGTTCTCAATCCCTTGATGAAAACATGGAGATTACAAAGTTCGCTGATTGGCTACTGGACATTGGTGATGGGAAATTGAATCCAAATGGGGATGGAGAATCTATCATTCAGATACCAGACGACCTTCTTATTCTTGACTCAGATAATCCAATTCAAAGTTTGATTGATTTTTCTTACCCTCATATGTTGGAGAACTTGAGAAAAAAGAACTACAAATTCTTTGAAGAACGTGCTATATTGGCCCCCACTTTAGAAAGTGTAGAAGCAATCAACAATGAGATGCTATCTAAAATACCAGGAGAGGTTAGAGAATATTTGAGTTGTGATTCTACTTGCAAGTCAGATGAAGATTCCGAGGTTGAAGCAGAGTGGTTCACAAGTGAGTTCTTGAATAATATTCAATGTTCCGGCATACCAAATCACAAATTGACTTTAAAGGTCGGTGTCCCTATCATGTTGTTGCGCAACATTGACCAAGCAGGTGGACTTTGTAATGGCACAAGAATGATTGTTAAGGAATTGGGCAAAAATGTCATTGTTGCATATGTTGTTTCTGGGAAGCAGTTAGGGGGGAAAGTGCTTATATCTAGAATGGATTTAGTTCCTTCCGACTCCGGTGTTCCATTTAAATTTGTCAGGCGACAATTTCCAATCtctttatgttttgcaatgactattAATAAAAGCCAAGGTCAGACGTTATCTCATGTCGGTTTGTATCTACCCAAACCAGTGTTtactcatggtcagttatatgtgGCACTATCAAGGGTAAAGTcaagaaaaggtttgaaaattttgattttggatgaagatgGGTTAATCTCGACTGTGACAAAAAATGTGGTATACAAGGAGGTTTTTAATAATCTTTGA
- the LOC130745045 gene encoding uncharacterized protein LOC130745045, translating into MSQDSSKKLTPEMNAYGVKVMGLKSKTPKSSRVSKSSPHTSEIAIAQGISQPSSDPHKKKGKKARSKSDASKAKRKMVTRGSEATQRVNSEAEINPSTGDDVDDSRITEVLETPLKEVLHANVDPIVPSPSNNQSSHGVDTDCNKDSDHLEEEVMVPISTPSVDKTMHVKDVQDVIENSESDEVLINTLGASASVASKRQKMTVVRKYSTRSSGKKLGLGLSENKKSKKVIILDDDTPVVQNVKSKVHKDNAAPVVDETPTEELDKSDTGSAARKRKIGKRIPENVPAAPLDNISFHSEESVGKWKYVYQRRIAQERELTGEILHCQEIMKLLEAAGLLKTVTEIGGCYDKLVREFIVNVTTNCTVSGHPDFRKVFVRGKCVHFSSEIINQYLGRSTVATGNEELSLSAITKELTAGQTMVWPAKGLLSSTYLSVKYAILNRIGAANWAPTTHSSDVSSGLAKLIYLVGTQTQFDFGEYVFAQTMKHAETFAVRLPIGFPCLICGIILSQHPQILRGDEVPSQKASLLTIDSRLLAGAHVSDVAGLAEMTQGEGTSSQKTPETPIAALIAVSKMLQDTITSCTLRKKNVDTLILQLTKGKRPLEDNAAAHAQDDVGTSDDDTTSD; encoded by the coding sequence ATGAGTCAAGATTCTAGCAAGAAACTCACTCCTGAGATGAATGCTTACGGGGTAAAGGTAATGGGTCTGAAATCCAAAACCCCAAAATCTTCAAGGGTTTCCAAATCCTCTCCTCATACCAGTGAAATCGCAATTGCTCAAGGTATCTCTCAACCATCATCTGATCCGcacaagaagaaagggaaaaaggcaCGATCCAAGTCAGATGCGTCCAAAGCGAAGAGGAAGATGGTAACGAGAGGCTCTGAGGCTACTCAGAGAGTGAATTCCGAGGCTGAGATCAATCCAAGTACGGGTGACGATGTTGATGATTCTCGTATCACTGAAGTGTTGGAAACTCCTCTCAAGGAAGTTTTACATGCAAATGTAGATCCAATTGTTCCATCACCAAGCAACAACCAATCAAGCCACGGTGTTGATACTGATTGCAACAAGGATTCTGATCATCTTGAGGAAGAGGTAATGGTTCCCATCTCTACTCCCTCTGTTGATAAAACTATGCATGTCAAGGATGTTCAGGATGTTATTGAAAACTCAGAATCTGATGAGGTGTTGATCAACACCCTTGGTGCTTCTGCTTCTGTTGCTTCAAAAAGGCAAAAGATGACTGTTGTTCGTAAGTACTCTACGCGTTCCTCTGGCAAGAAgttaggtttgggtttgagtgagAACAAGAAGAGCAAGAAGGTCATTATTCTTGATGATGATACTCCTGTTGTCCAGAATGTCAAGAGTAAGGTTCACAAAGATAATGCTGCTCCTGTTGTTGATGAGACTCCAACTGAGGAGTTGGATAAGTCAGATACTGGTTCTGCTGCTCGGAAGCGCAAGATTGGGAAACGAATTCCAGAAAATGTGCCTGCTGCTCCTTTGGATAACATTTCTTTTCACTCTGAAGAGAGTGTTGGTAAGTGGAAGTATGTTTATCAGCGCAGGATTGCTCAAGAGAGGGAATTGACTGGTGAGATTCTGCATTGTCAAGAAATTATGAAACTTCTTGAGGCTGCTGGGTTATTGAAAACTGTTACTGAGATAGGTGGCTGCTATGACAAGTTGGTGAGAGAATTTATTGTGAATGTGACTACAAATTGCACTGTTTCTGGGCATCCTGATTTCAGGAAAGTTTTTGTGCGTGGTAAGTGTGTCCATTTTTCATCTGAGATCATTAACCAGTATTTGGGAAGGAGCACTGTTGCCACAGGAAATGAAGAGCTGTCATTGAGTGCTATCACTAAAGAACTCACGGCTGGTCAGACTATGGTATGGCCTGCTAAAGGATTGCTGTCTTCTACTTatttgagtgtgaagtatgctatcttGAATCGCATTGGTGCTGCAAATTGGGCTCCTACCACTCATAGCTCAGATGTTTCTTCAGGTTTggcaaaattaatttatctggTTGGAACTCAAACTCAGTTTGATTTTGGTGAATATGTCTTTGCTCAAACTATGAAGCATGCTGAAACTTTTGCTGTCAGGCTTCCTATTGGTTTTCCTTGTTTAATTTGTGGGATTATTTTGAGTCAACATCCTCAAATTCTCCGTGGTGATGAGGTTCCTAGCCAGAAAGCTAGTCTTCTCACTATTGATTCCAGGCTGCTAGCTGGTGCCCATGTTTCTGATGTTGCTGGTTTGGCTGAGATGACTCAGGGGGAGGGTACTTCCTCTCAGAAGACTCCTGAGACTCCAATTGCTGCGCTTATTGCTGTGTCTAAGATGCTTCAGGACACAATTACTAGTTGTacattgaggaagaagaatgtggaCACTCTCATTCTGCAGTTGACTAAAGGCAAGAGGCCTCTTGAAGACAATGCTGCTGCTCATGCTCAAGATGATGTTGGTACTTCTGATGATGATACTACTAGTGATTAG